One window of Scheffersomyces stipitis CBS 6054 chromosome 1, whole genome shotgun sequence genomic DNA carries:
- the MLS1.1 gene encoding Malate synthase, glyoxysomal (MASY) (Malate synthase, glyoxysomal carbon-catabolite sensitive malate synthase in S. cerevisiae) produces the protein MSSPFPQTVDKVKGLKILGPLPEGAKHIFNVEALAFVATLHRSFNARRKELLANRKEAQRLRDSGKLPDFLPETAYIRDDATWTGPPLAKGLQDRRVEITGPTDRKMVINALNSNVATYMADFEDSLTPAWNNLVEGQVNLYDGVRRNLTFETNGKKYALNLDPKRHIPTLIVRPRGWHLEEKHVTVDGEPVSGGIFDFAIYFYNNAVESLKQGFGPYFYLPKMEHHLEAKLWNDIFNYSQDYIGIPRGTIRASVLIETLPAAFQMDEIIYQLRQHIAGLNCGRWDYIFSYIKSLRNHPEFILPDRSQVTMAAPFMSSYVKLLVHTCHKRQVHALGGMAAQIPIKDDPERNRLALENVARDKLREVTTGCDSCWVAHPALVPVVLKVFNEHMKGPNQINVPPKTPYKPVTARDLLSPFVPGAKITEQGIRANIIIGLSYIEAWLRNVGCVPINYLMEDAATAEVSRTQIWQWVTHGATTDTGVTVTKPYVQKLLKEEYTKLAQAAKPGNKFKPALAYFAPEASADRYSDFLTTLIYDDVTTIGRALPGEKL, from the coding sequence ATGTCTTCTCCATTCCCACAAACCGTCGACAAAGTCAAGGGCCTCAAGATTTTGGGTCCCCTCCCTGAAGGAGCCAAAcacatcttcaatgttgAAGCTTTGGCTTTCGTTGCTACTTTGCACCGTTCGTTCAATGCCCGTAGAAAGGAATTGTTAGCCAACAGAAAGGAAGCCCAGAGGTTGAGAGACTCCGGTAAGTTGCCTGACTTTTTGCCAGAAACTGCCTACATCAGAGATGATGCCACCTGGACCGGACCTCCATTGGCCAAGGGCTTGCAGGacagaagagttgaaatcACCGGTCCTACTGACAGAAAGATGGTGATCAATGCCTTGAACTCCAACGTTGCTACTTACATGGCAGATTTCGAAGACTCGTTGACTCCAGCTTGGAACAACTTGGTCGAAGGTCAGGTTAACTTGTACGACGGTGtcagaagaaacttgacTTTTGAAACCAACGGCAAGAAGTACGCCTTGAACCTTGACCCCAAGAGACACATCCCAACCTTGATTGTCAGACCCAGAGGCTGGcacttggaagaaaagcaTGTCACTGTGGACGGCGAGCCAGTTTCGGGTGGTATTTTTGACTTTGccatctacttctacaacaACGCTGTTGAATCCTTGAAGCAGGGCTTTGGACCATACTTCTACTTGCCAAAGATGGAACACCACTTGGAAGCCAAGTTGTGGAatgacatcttcaactacTCCCAGGACTACATTGGTATTCCAAGAGGTACCATCAGAGCCTCCGTTTTGATTGAGACTTTGCCAGCTGCCTTCCAGATGGACGAAATCATCTACCAATTAAGACAGCACATTGCCGGCTTGAACTGTGGTAGATGGGACTACATCTTCTCATACATCAAGTCATTGAGAAACCACCCTGAATTCATCTTGCCAGACAGATCCCAAGTGACTATGGCTGCTCCATTTATGTCATCTTACGTAAAGTTGTTGGTGCACACATGTCATAAGAGACAAGTACATGCCTTAGGTGGTATGGCTGCGCAGATTCCAATCAAGGACGATccagaaagaaacagattGGCTTTGGAAAACGTTGCCAGagacaagttgagagaAGTGACCACTGGTTGCGACTCCTGTTGGGTTGCTCACCCAGCCTTGGTTCCTGTCGTGTTGAAGGTCTTCAACGAGCACATGAAGGGTCCTAACCAGATCAATGTTCCACCAAAGACTCCATACAAGCCTGTTACTGCAAGAGACTTGTTGTCGCCATTTGTTCCAGGTGCCAAGATCACCGAACAGGGTATCAGAGCcaacatcatcattggtCTCTCGTACATTGAAGCCTGGTTAAGAAACGTCGGCTGTGTTCCTATCAACTACTTGATGGAAGATGCTGCCACTGCAGAAGTGTCTAGAACTCAAATTTGGCAATGGGTTACCCACGGTGCTACTACAGACACCGGAGTCACCGTCACCAAGCCTTATGTgcaaaagttgttgaaggaagaataCACCAAGTTGGCCCAGGCTGCCAAGCCAGgcaacaagttcaagccAGCTTTGGCCTACTTTGCCCCAGAAGCTTCTGCTGACAGGTACTCTGATTTCCTTACGACTTTGATCTACGACGACGTCACCACCATCGGCAGAGCCTTGCcaggtgaaaaattgtag
- the MDR17 gene encoding multidrug resistance protein 7, whose amino-acid sequence MHYRFVRDSFWGRLAYHLSGHKVWTHPEEQPDYVIPEKYTEEYKAQMFDKESVDIVPEGDADTSETLGVNSSKIVVDWDGEDDPENPFNWPLAQKIFFIGEIVFLTTSVYMGSAIYTPGVDQIMEEFNISQTIATLPLALFVIGYGLGPMVFSPLSENAIFGRTYIYIITLFIFFILQIPTALSRDIASLCVLRFLSGLFASPCLATGGASVCDVIRKPYVPVGLASWSLGAVCGPSLGPLIGSVLTVKGGWRWTFWFMAIISGSSFLVLSFFLPETYGKTLLYRKAKRLRALTGNENITSEGEIENSKLSFSELALDTLWRPIEISILEPVVLLINIYIALVYSILYLWFEAYPIVFFQTKHFTLVELGVSYVSIMIGIWIACAIYIPIVRKIFTKKILNDEDVAPEVFIPMAIAGGVCMPVGVFIFGWTSSADIHWIGPIIGGAIFAAGAFLIFQTLFNYLSNSFSRFLASVFAGNTLFRSVIAGCFPLFGHALFTNLETKKFPVAWGSTILGCITALMILIPVLFYLNGPKLRARSKYAGDGK is encoded by the exons ATGCATTACAGATTTGTTAGAGACAGTTTTTGGGGCAGACTTGCCTACCACTTGTCGGGCCACAAGGTGTGGACTCATCCAGAAGAGCAACCAGACTACGTGATACCTGAAAAATATacagaagaatacaaagCGCAAATGTTTGATAAGGAACTGGTGGATATAGTACCTGAAGGTGACGCTGA TACGAGTGAAACCTTGGGAGTAAATAGCTCAaaaattgttgttgattgGGACGGTGAAGATGATCCAGAAAATCCTTTCAATTGGCCATTAGCACaaaagatcttcttcattggtgaAATCGTTTTTTTGACTACTTCAGTGTATATGGGTTCTGCCATTTACACTCCTGGTGTCGATCAAATCATGGAAGAGTTCAACATTAGTCAGACAATAGCGACCTTGCCTTTAGCCTTGTTTGTTATCGGTTACGGTTTGGGTCCCATGGTCTTCTCACCACTTTCGGAAAACGCTATTTTTGGAAGAACCTACATCTACATCATAACTTTGTTcatttttttcatcttgCAAATTCCTACGGCATTATCCAGAGACATTGCTTCATTGTGTGTATTGAGATTTTTGAGTGGATTGTTTGCTTCGCCATGTTTAGCAACTGGTGGTGCTTCCGTTTGTGATGTCATTAGAAAGCCATATGTTCCTGTGGGCCTTGCTTCTTGGTCTCTTGGAGCTGTCTGTGGTCCTTCTCTTGGTCCATTGATTGGTTCCGTCTTGACTGTTAAGGGTGGATGGAGATGGACTTTCTGGTTCATGGCCATCATTTCGGGTTCATCGTTCTTAGTCTTGAGTTTCTTCTTACCAGAAACCTACGGAAAGACTTTACTTTATAGAAAGGCTAAAAGATTAAGAGCTCTCACTGGGAACGAAAACATAACAAGTGAAggtgaaattgagaacAGTAAGTTGTCCTTCTCTGAGTTGGCTTTGGACACTTTGTGGAGACCAATCGAAATTTCTATCCTTGAACCAGTtgtcttgttgatcaaTATCTACATTGCATTGGTGTATTCCATCTTGTACCTTTGGTTCGAAGCTTATCCAATTGTATTTTTCCAAACCAAGCACTTCACCTTGGTCGAATTGGGTGTTTCATACGTCAGTATCATGATTGGTATTTGGATTGCCTGTGCCATCTACATTCCAATCGTCAGAAAAATCTTTACGAAGAAAATTCtcaacgacgaagacgtTGCACCAGAAGTGTTTATCCCTATGGCCATTGCTGGAGGTGTGTGCATGCCAGTCGGTGTCTTTATCTTCGGATGGACATCGTCTGCCGACATTCACTGGATTGGTCCAATTATCGGTGGTGCTATCTTCGCTGCCGGTGCCTTCTTAATTTTCCAAACGTTATTCAACTACTTGAGTAACTCTTTCTCGAGATTCTTGGCTTCTGTCTTTGCTGGAAACACTCTTTTCCGTTCAGTGATTGCCGGTTGTTTCCCATTGTTCGGACATGCTTTGTTCACTAACTTGGAAACCAAGAAGTTTCCAGTTGCTTGGGGCTCTACTATCTTGGGTTGTATCACTGCGTTGATGATCTTAATTCCAGTTTTGTTCTATTTGAACGGTCCAAAGTTGAGAGCCAGATCTAAGTACGCTGGTGATGGCAAATAA